The sequence CCCGTATCACCCGTGTTACTTGGCTCTCCTCGTTCTGCTTCATCACCGGCTTCATCATCGGTCTCCTGGGGGCGCTTACCGACTCGACCACTGAGAGCGTTGCCGAGAGCGTCATCAAAATCTCCGCCGGACTGCTGATCAGCGTCTTCGGATTCGGTTTCGTCTTCGGGTTCTCCGTCAGTCATGCGAAGTAGTCCTCCACGGCATGTGCGAGGCCATCGTAGGTCTCACGGACTTCCTTGGCCTTCTGTTCACGATGGCGATTCTCCGGTTCATAGGTGTAGATACTGTGGTTTTGAGCAAACGCGCCTTCGATGGCGACTGTCTCTGGGATGGTGAACGTGTGTTCTTCGCCGATGTTCTTGTGGAACCACTCGAGGCGGTCCTCGCTGATGTTGTTCCGAGTTACAGCATTGACCACCGCTCCTATGATCCCGATATCTGTTTGGAACTCGCGTTCGAGCTGGTTGATTTCCTGCGTAAGGAGATTCATCGAGAACGTCGCGATTGGATCTGCACGTGAGACGAACAAGACGTTGCGTGCGGCCAACAGCGCGCCGTCTGCGAGGGGTCCCATATTGGGCGGTGA comes from Salinirubellus salinus and encodes:
- a CDS encoding ParA family protein; protein product: MTHRLSISMQKGGVGKSTTTINLAGALAVSEGLEEDSDVLVVDADPQGFITITLGLREYYVSEDRSLYDIMTDIDRFDEVNDLIVSHSEFDVLPAHGSNFQLERELWSLSRTQERLGMVLDRIEHDYDYVLIDSPPNMGPLADGALLAARNVLFVSRADPIATFSMNLLTQEINQLEREFQTDIGIIGAVVNAVTRNNISEDRLEWFHKNIGEEHTFTIPETVAIEGAFAQNHSIYTYEPENRHREQKAKEVRETYDGLAHAVEDYFA